Proteins encoded within one genomic window of Bacillus thermozeamaize:
- a CDS encoding metallophosphoesterase: MKLILMGDLHFPELDETIPGLVDARDGFYQTFLGRFLEIDADAHISLGDLTNYGTPLELKGVYEILKNRDRNFYHVLGNHDLYAQPRKEVLKMTGQARYHVIDTDRAVLAFLDTAKEMDYEDWGGWVDEEQLQWFEEVVKASGSKPLLVFAHHPVYNTTKRSEIDKGSIHPSIDMWRILRQKEGVGIYFNGHTHVDSIVKQDNWTFVQLSACLDQPAFRVVEMGQNEVRISAVDVTDADVLKNAPIVFNHMNHFTHNPLARGEASDRECSVPIR; this comes from the coding sequence ATGAAACTTATTTTAATGGGGGATTTGCATTTTCCCGAATTGGATGAGACGATACCCGGACTGGTAGATGCTCGGGATGGTTTTTATCAAACATTTTTGGGACGTTTTTTAGAAATAGACGCGGATGCTCATATCTCACTTGGTGATTTGACAAATTACGGCACGCCTCTGGAGTTGAAGGGAGTGTATGAGATATTAAAGAACAGGGACAGGAATTTTTATCATGTCTTAGGAAATCATGATCTCTACGCTCAACCCAGAAAAGAGGTGCTCAAAATGACGGGGCAGGCACGCTATCATGTCATTGACACGGATCGCGCCGTGCTTGCCTTTTTGGATACCGCCAAGGAGATGGATTATGAGGATTGGGGAGGCTGGGTGGATGAAGAACAGCTGCAGTGGTTTGAAGAGGTGGTCAAGGCATCCGGTTCAAAGCCACTGTTGGTTTTTGCACATCATCCCGTATACAACACGACAAAAAGATCGGAGATTGATAAAGGCTCCATCCATCCGAGTATTGATATGTGGCGTATTTTACGGCAAAAAGAGGGTGTTGGCATCTATTTCAACGGACACACGCATGTAGACTCGATTGTCAAGCAAGATAATTGGACTTTTGTACAGCTTTCGGCATGCCTTGATCAGCCTGCCTTCCGAGTGGTGGAAATGGGACAGAATGAGGTTCGTATTTCTGCCGTTGACGTGACGGATGCGGACGTTTTGAAGAATGCGCCGATTGTTTTCAATCATATGAATCACTTTACACATAACCCTTTGGCGCGCGGGGAAGCATCCGACCGTGAATGCAGCGTCCCAATTCGATGA
- a CDS encoding ABC transporter ATP-binding protein → MAKIELKNVTKAFKNEVVIQEMNLTIQDGSFTVLVGPSGCGKSTTLRMIAGLEKQTCGDIWIGDKCVNDTPPGMRDVAMVFQNYALYPTMTVRENIEFGLKNRKVPKKEREALVKDICEIVGLTPYLDKKPHALSGGQRQRVALARAMVKKPKVFIFDEPLSNLDAKLRNQMRTELIQLHQRLGTTFVYVTHDQVEAMSMGDQIVVMNKGKIQQVDAPMKLYHDPENLFTAQFIGTPAMNIFHFREVEGLHVETEVEIGYFGFRPEHALLHPGYYTEGLAVEGEILTRESLGAENIYQVKAKMGTFFVKNFLAPLEQKKHVRVVVPYEHLYYFAPDGQRIRGIEVRARSLVAGGA, encoded by the coding sequence GTGGCCAAGATTGAGTTGAAAAACGTGACCAAAGCGTTTAAAAACGAAGTGGTGATCCAGGAAATGAATCTTACCATCCAGGATGGTTCGTTTACGGTGCTCGTGGGGCCGTCCGGATGCGGCAAATCCACCACGCTGCGGATGATTGCAGGGCTTGAGAAGCAGACCTGCGGGGATATCTGGATCGGCGACAAGTGTGTGAATGATACGCCGCCCGGAATGCGCGATGTGGCCATGGTATTTCAAAACTATGCCCTCTACCCGACCATGACTGTTCGCGAAAATATTGAATTCGGGCTGAAAAACAGAAAGGTGCCGAAAAAGGAAAGGGAAGCATTAGTCAAGGATATCTGCGAAATTGTGGGCTTGACGCCTTACCTCGACAAGAAACCGCATGCGTTGTCGGGGGGCCAGCGGCAACGGGTGGCACTTGCCCGGGCGATGGTCAAAAAACCGAAGGTGTTTATTTTCGATGAGCCGCTTTCCAACCTGGATGCCAAATTGCGCAATCAAATGCGGACTGAGCTGATACAGCTTCATCAAAGGCTGGGCACCACCTTTGTCTATGTGACTCATGACCAGGTGGAGGCCATGTCCATGGGGGATCAGATTGTGGTGATGAACAAGGGAAAGATCCAGCAGGTGGACGCGCCGATGAAGTTGTACCATGATCCGGAAAATCTGTTTACGGCCCAGTTTATCGGTACGCCTGCGATGAACATCTTCCACTTCCGCGAGGTGGAAGGCTTGCATGTCGAAACGGAGGTTGAGATTGGCTATTTCGGCTTCCGTCCAGAACATGCGCTGCTGCATCCCGGTTATTATACAGAGGGGTTGGCCGTCGAAGGGGAAATCCTGACCCGCGAGAGCCTGGGGGCGGAAAATATTTATCAGGTCAAAGCAAAAATGGGAACATTTTTTGTGAAGAACTTCCTCGCCCCTTTGGAGCAGAAAAAACATGTCCGGGTGGTCGTTCCTTACGAACATCTCTATTATTTTGCTCCCGATGGACAGCGAATTCGCGGCATTGAAGTCCGGGCAAGGAGCCTTGTCGCCGGAGGCGCTTAG
- a CDS encoding glycerol-3-phosphate ABC transporter substrate-binding protein, giving the protein MFKKLGTFILALIMISSLAACSTNSTSGVSSSSADGNGKDKIVIKYWYAWGGKIQEAKQNLVKQFNRSQDRIEVIAEYQGTYDDLHAKAQAAFAAKNAPAVMDLEIASTGIFARSGMLEDLTPFAERDKEEVKIDDFHPGLMGNSYVDGKLYGLPFMRSTPILYKNVTMLKEAGLDPAGPKTWEEFEQYARKLKEKGKLAMTMPADIWFYEAFVAQSGGQMLSEDGKTAAFNSPEGVAPVEFMKRLASEGLIKIPTGDEAGEMANKDWANQISAMKFGSTANVAESMEIAKGNGFDMMTAFMPANKSYGVPTGGCHLVMLAGLGEKEKEAAWEFIKWMTAKEQTIYQHKNTGYLPTRISAIESDELQALYKEYPQYKVAIDQLEYARPRPMADAYPEVTKILKQAIEKAILDPKVSPQDALNEAAEKANKLLSK; this is encoded by the coding sequence ATGTTCAAGAAGCTGGGAACGTTCATCCTTGCACTGATCATGATTTCTTCTCTTGCCGCGTGCAGTACAAACAGTACGAGCGGTGTTTCTTCTTCGTCAGCCGATGGCAACGGAAAAGACAAGATCGTCATTAAGTACTGGTACGCCTGGGGCGGCAAAATTCAGGAAGCCAAACAAAACCTTGTCAAACAGTTCAACCGATCCCAGGATCGCATTGAAGTGATTGCTGAGTATCAAGGGACCTACGATGATCTTCATGCCAAGGCCCAAGCGGCATTTGCCGCAAAAAATGCCCCGGCGGTGATGGATCTCGAGATTGCCTCCACCGGCATTTTTGCCCGCTCCGGCATGTTGGAAGATCTGACGCCGTTTGCTGAACGGGACAAGGAAGAGGTCAAGATTGACGATTTTCATCCTGGGCTCATGGGGAACTCCTACGTGGATGGAAAACTTTACGGCCTGCCTTTTATGCGCAGTACCCCGATTCTCTATAAAAATGTCACCATGCTCAAAGAGGCTGGCTTGGATCCTGCCGGGCCGAAAACCTGGGAGGAATTTGAACAGTACGCCCGCAAGCTGAAGGAAAAAGGCAAACTGGCCATGACCATGCCTGCCGATATCTGGTTTTATGAGGCTTTTGTCGCGCAGAGTGGCGGACAAATGTTGTCTGAGGACGGCAAAACGGCAGCCTTCAATTCACCGGAAGGCGTTGCGCCTGTCGAGTTCATGAAGCGATTGGCCAGCGAAGGGCTGATCAAGATTCCGACCGGCGATGAGGCTGGAGAAATGGCCAATAAAGACTGGGCAAACCAAATCTCAGCCATGAAGTTCGGTTCGACTGCGAACGTTGCTGAGAGCATGGAAATTGCGAAAGGGAACGGGTTTGACATGATGACTGCGTTTATGCCTGCGAATAAATCGTATGGCGTCCCGACTGGCGGTTGCCATTTGGTGATGCTGGCCGGTCTTGGTGAAAAAGAAAAAGAAGCAGCCTGGGAATTTATTAAGTGGATGACGGCAAAAGAACAAACCATTTACCAACATAAAAACACCGGATATCTGCCCACCCGTATTTCGGCCATCGAAAGCGATGAATTACAAGCCCTTTATAAAGAATACCCGCAGTACAAAGTGGCGATTGACCAACTGGAGTACGCCCGGCCCCGGCCGATGGCAGATGCGTACCCAGAAGTGACGAAGATTCTCAAGCAAGCGATTGAGAAGGCCATCCTCGATCCGAAGGTGTCGCCGCAAGATGCGTTGAACGAAGCGGCTGAGAAAGCAAACAAACTTTTGAGTAAGTAG
- a CDS encoding sugar ABC transporter permease: MNSVKVARFVIRVINGIGLTLLVLIFALPFAWMISTSFKTLPETMVFPPKWLPENLVWENFVRAWNTGPFLHYFMNSVIVAVGILCLQMLTVIPAAYAFARYQFRGSGFLFGMTMITLMVPAQLIFLPVYLQMSAWKLLDTYFALILPFASSAFGIFLLRQSFKQVPEELIEAARLDNAKEWQIILKIMVPMAKPVLVTFAMFSFIAHWNDYFWPLVMTTNDTVRTLPLGIAQIRHVEGIVTWNVLMAGNMILVMPILIVFFLAQRQIIRAFVYNGVK, from the coding sequence ATGAACAGTGTAAAGGTGGCGCGATTTGTCATTCGGGTGATCAACGGGATCGGTTTGACGCTGTTGGTGCTCATTTTTGCCCTGCCGTTTGCCTGGATGATCTCGACGTCATTTAAAACGCTGCCGGAAACGATGGTTTTTCCGCCCAAATGGCTGCCAGAAAACCTTGTCTGGGAAAATTTTGTCCGGGCGTGGAATACCGGTCCCTTCCTGCATTACTTTATGAACAGTGTGATTGTTGCAGTCGGCATCCTTTGTTTGCAGATGCTGACGGTGATTCCTGCTGCCTATGCGTTTGCGCGTTACCAATTCAGGGGATCCGGGTTTCTGTTCGGCATGACCATGATTACCCTGATGGTTCCGGCGCAATTGATTTTTCTGCCTGTGTATTTGCAAATGAGCGCGTGGAAGTTGCTGGACACATACTTTGCCCTTATCCTGCCATTTGCTTCGAGCGCATTCGGGATTTTTCTCCTGCGGCAATCGTTCAAACAGGTGCCGGAGGAACTGATCGAAGCGGCCAGACTGGACAACGCCAAAGAGTGGCAAATCATCCTGAAAATCATGGTTCCAATGGCAAAACCGGTCCTTGTGACGTTTGCGATGTTCAGCTTTATCGCCCACTGGAACGATTACTTCTGGCCGCTCGTGATGACCACCAACGATACCGTCAGAACACTTCCGTTGGGGATCGCCCAGATTCGCCATGTGGAAGGGATTGTCACCTGGAATGTCCTGATGGCGGGAAATATGATTCTGGTCATGCCCATCTTGATCGTGTTCTTTCTCGCGCAGCGGCAGATCATTCGCGCCTTCGTCTATAACGGCGTAAAATGA
- a CDS encoding ABC transporter permease, which translates to MALWEKLRPYAMVAPAILVFSLFFIYPIFYMIYLSLFEWNFISPVKTFVGLQNFIDLFQDEEFLQVLKNSFIYTFLTVTLTIGISLFLALWLNRTGIIYGIVQGAIFSPHIISLVSISLLWSWLMDPEYGLLNWVIGLFGFGKLQWLSHPDTALISLVIVAVWKGVGFNTLVFIAGLQSIPKDIYEAAALDQSKPWTTFYKITLPMLSPTIFFLVIICMLNSFQVFETIYIMTQGGPVNSTNTLVYYIYQYGFQFFKIGYASAAGVILLIILAILTILYFRLLSRRVHYG; encoded by the coding sequence ATGGCACTGTGGGAAAAACTCCGCCCCTATGCGATGGTCGCTCCGGCTATCCTTGTCTTCTCGTTGTTTTTCATCTATCCCATCTTTTACATGATCTACCTCAGCTTGTTTGAATGGAATTTCATCAGCCCCGTGAAAACGTTTGTCGGTTTGCAAAACTTTATCGATCTGTTTCAAGACGAAGAATTCCTTCAGGTATTAAAGAATTCGTTTATCTACACCTTTTTGACGGTGACGCTCACCATTGGCATATCGTTATTTCTCGCCCTCTGGTTAAACCGTACCGGGATCATTTACGGGATTGTGCAAGGCGCGATTTTCAGCCCGCATATCATTTCATTGGTCTCCATCTCCCTGTTGTGGAGCTGGTTGATGGATCCCGAGTACGGCCTTTTGAACTGGGTGATTGGCTTGTTCGGTTTTGGTAAGTTGCAGTGGCTGTCCCATCCCGACACGGCCTTGATTTCATTGGTGATTGTTGCCGTATGGAAGGGTGTCGGCTTTAACACACTGGTTTTTATCGCAGGCTTGCAGAGCATTCCAAAGGATATTTACGAGGCGGCCGCTCTCGACCAGTCCAAACCTTGGACGACGTTTTACAAGATTACATTGCCCATGCTTTCGCCGACGATCTTTTTCCTGGTGATCATCTGCATGCTCAATTCCTTTCAAGTATTTGAGACGATTTACATCATGACCCAGGGAGGGCCTGTCAATTCCACCAATACGCTTGTTTACTATATTTATCAGTATGGTTTTCAGTTCTTCAAAATCGGCTATGCCTCCGCTGCCGGAGTGATCCTTCTGATCATCCTTGCTATATTGACCATCCTTTATTTTCGGCTTCTTTCAAGACGCGTCCATTATGGCTAA